One Pseudonocardia sediminis DNA window includes the following coding sequences:
- a CDS encoding aminodeoxychorismate/anthranilate synthase component II has protein sequence MRVLVVDNYDSFVYNLVQYLAQLGVEPEVLRNDEVDPSALDGYGAVLVSPGPGTPERAGRSVEVIRAAADRGLPLLGVCLGHQALATAWGGVVERAPELLHGKTSLVHHDGVGVLRALPSPFVATRYHSLTIAPDSLPPELQVTGRTESGLIMAVRHRDLPIEGVQFHPESVLTQGGHRLLATWLAGAGHAVPEATVDALTAEVEELVAGV, from the coding sequence ATGCGGGTACTGGTCGTCGACAACTACGACAGCTTCGTCTACAACCTGGTCCAGTACCTCGCCCAGCTGGGCGTGGAGCCCGAGGTGCTGCGCAACGACGAGGTCGACCCGTCGGCCCTCGACGGCTACGGCGCGGTCCTCGTCAGCCCCGGCCCGGGAACACCGGAGCGTGCCGGGCGCAGCGTCGAGGTGATCCGCGCCGCGGCGGACCGCGGCCTCCCGCTGCTCGGGGTCTGCCTCGGGCACCAGGCGCTGGCCACGGCCTGGGGCGGCGTCGTCGAGCGCGCCCCAGAGCTGCTGCACGGCAAGACCTCGCTGGTGCACCACGACGGCGTCGGCGTGCTGCGTGCGCTGCCCTCGCCGTTCGTGGCGACCCGCTACCACTCGCTCACCATCGCCCCGGACTCGCTGCCGCCGGAGCTGCAGGTCACCGGCCGCACCGAGTCGGGCCTGATCATGGCCGTGCGGCACCGGGACCTGCCGATCGAGGGCGTCCAGTTCCATCCCGAGTCGGTCCTGACCCAGGGCGGGCACCGCCTGCTGGCGACCTGGCTCGCCGGAGCCGGGCACGCCGTCCCCGAGGCGACGGTGGACGCCCTGACGGCCGAGGTCGAGGAGCTCGTCGCGGGCGTCTGA
- a CDS encoding peptidoglycan D,D-transpeptidase FtsI family protein, which produces MNRPVRRVALAVMVMVVVLLGNVTYIQVVKAGEYRDDSRNQRVQIDEYSRQRGQITAGSDVLAQSVDTDNRLRYQRQYPNGPAFAPVTGYFSTVYGSTALERSTDEVLNGTDDRLFVRRLSDLITGRDPAGGNVATTIDPNVQKRAFEEMDSKGYTGSVVALEPQTGDILGMVSTPSYDPNRLASADAAEQQRAYRQFTNEDPSVLSNRAISEIYPPGSTFKLVTTAAALQNGFTPDSPLTAAPVLTLSDSTTTLENYDGTPCGTGATATLRDALARSCNTAFAQLGGELGADKMRAEAEAFGIGRSDLSIPMGVQASSVGPMSDTPSTQQSAIGQRDVRLTPLQNAMIAASIANGGQTMAPHLVKEIQSPQLDVVDTTEPDRMTRSMPADVASTLTDLMIGSENRTQGGGKITGVQIASKTGTAEHGTDPKNTPPHAWYVAFAPAQNPKVAVAVLVENGGNRALEATGGSVAAPVGRAVIAEALRGAQ; this is translated from the coding sequence GTGAACCGCCCCGTCCGCCGCGTCGCCCTCGCCGTGATGGTGATGGTCGTCGTCCTGCTCGGCAACGTCACCTACATCCAGGTGGTCAAGGCCGGGGAGTACCGCGACGACTCGCGCAACCAGCGGGTGCAGATCGACGAGTACTCGCGCCAGCGCGGGCAGATCACCGCCGGCAGCGACGTACTCGCGCAGAGCGTGGACACCGACAACCGGCTGCGCTATCAGCGCCAGTATCCGAACGGCCCGGCCTTCGCGCCGGTCACCGGCTACTTCTCCACCGTCTACGGGTCCACCGCCCTGGAGCGGTCCACCGACGAGGTGCTCAACGGCACCGACGACCGGCTGTTCGTCCGCCGGCTCTCGGACCTGATCACCGGGCGGGACCCGGCCGGCGGCAACGTCGCCACGACGATCGACCCGAACGTCCAGAAGCGGGCGTTCGAGGAGATGGACAGCAAGGGCTACACCGGTTCGGTGGTTGCGCTCGAACCCCAGACCGGCGACATCCTGGGCATGGTGTCCACCCCGTCGTACGACCCCAACCGTCTGGCCAGCGCCGACGCGGCCGAGCAGCAGCGTGCCTACCGGCAGTTCACGAACGAGGACCCGTCGGTGCTGTCCAACCGGGCGATCTCCGAGATCTATCCCCCGGGGTCGACGTTCAAGCTGGTCACCACAGCGGCGGCGCTGCAGAACGGGTTCACCCCGGACAGCCCGCTGACCGCGGCCCCGGTGCTGACGCTGTCGGACTCGACGACGACGCTGGAGAACTACGACGGCACGCCGTGCGGCACCGGCGCCACCGCCACCTTGCGCGACGCGCTCGCCCGCTCCTGCAACACCGCGTTCGCCCAGCTCGGCGGCGAGCTCGGCGCGGACAAGATGCGTGCCGAGGCCGAGGCGTTCGGGATCGGCCGGTCCGACCTGTCCATCCCGATGGGCGTCCAGGCGTCCTCGGTCGGCCCGATGTCGGACACGCCGTCGACCCAGCAGTCCGCGATCGGCCAGCGCGACGTCCGGCTGACCCCGCTGCAGAACGCGATGATCGCCGCCTCGATCGCGAACGGCGGCCAGACGATGGCCCCGCACCTGGTCAAGGAGATCCAGAGCCCGCAGCTCGACGTCGTCGACACCACCGAGCCGGACCGGATGACCCGGTCGATGCCGGCCGACGTGGCGTCCACCCTCACCGACCTGATGATCGGCTCGGAGAACCGGACGCAGGGCGGCGGAAAGATCACCGGCGTGCAGATCGCCTCCAAGACCGGTACCGCCGAGCACGGCACGGACCCGAAGAACACCCCGCCGCACGCCTGGTACGTCGCGTTCGCGCCGGCCCAGAACCCGAAGGTCGCGGTCGCGGTGCTGGTCGAGAACGGCGGCAACCGGGCCCTGGAGGCCACCGGTGGATCGGTGGCCGCGCCGGTCGGCCGCGCGGTCATCGCCGAGGCCCTGCGGGGGGCCCAGTGA
- a CDS encoding FtsW/RodA/SpoVE family cell cycle protein, which translates to MAAPTDAAPQPTSGAPGGDAPPLPTGRGIELLLLALAAVLTTGALVLVEANQEQQLTTSLLYLGAAYLVLFTGAHLAVRRLAPYADPLILPAVALLNGIGLVMIHRLDLAKADRAQLLGREIPSALVSLQVGWTVLGLALFVTVLLLVKDHRTLARYGYTAGFLGLVLLAIPGVLPSSISEVNGAKLWIRIPGVGGIQPGEFAKILLIIFFAAYLVQKRNLLSTAGRRFLGMELPRARDLAPLLAAWGLSIGVLVFERDLGSSLLFFGLVLVLLYTATERVSWMIIGLSIFVGGAVIAYQLFNHVRVRVEVWIDPFADFDGSGYQLGQALFGMGTGGVGGSGLGAGRPDLVPFAESDFIWSSLGEELGLIGLAAILVIYLVLITRGLRSALAVRDTFGKLLATGLSFSVALQIFVVIGGVTKLIPLTGLTLPFLSYGGSSLVANYALVAILLRISHVARAPLPRRPAAPRAPIAEASTELVQRPRTDAGGET; encoded by the coding sequence ATGGCCGCGCCGACCGACGCCGCCCCCCAGCCCACCTCAGGAGCCCCCGGCGGCGACGCCCCGCCGTTGCCCACCGGGCGTGGGATCGAGCTGCTGCTGCTCGCCCTGGCCGCGGTGCTGACCACCGGTGCGCTCGTCCTCGTGGAGGCGAACCAGGAGCAGCAGCTGACGACGTCGCTGCTCTACCTGGGTGCGGCCTACCTGGTGCTGTTCACCGGCGCGCACCTCGCGGTGCGCCGCCTGGCCCCGTACGCGGACCCGCTGATCCTGCCCGCGGTCGCGCTGCTCAACGGCATCGGCCTGGTGATGATCCATCGGCTGGACCTGGCCAAGGCCGACCGCGCTCAGCTGCTCGGCCGGGAGATCCCGTCCGCGCTGGTGAGCCTGCAGGTCGGCTGGACGGTGCTGGGCCTGGCCCTGTTCGTCACGGTGCTGCTGCTCGTCAAGGACCACCGGACGCTGGCCCGCTACGGCTACACCGCCGGCTTCCTCGGGCTGGTGCTGCTGGCCATCCCGGGCGTCCTGCCGTCGTCGATCTCCGAGGTCAACGGCGCCAAGCTCTGGATCCGGATCCCCGGCGTCGGCGGCATCCAGCCCGGCGAGTTCGCCAAGATCCTGCTGATCATCTTCTTCGCCGCGTACCTGGTGCAGAAGCGCAACCTGCTCTCCACCGCGGGACGCCGGTTCCTCGGCATGGAGCTCCCCCGCGCCCGGGACCTCGCGCCGCTGCTGGCCGCGTGGGGGCTCTCGATCGGCGTGCTGGTGTTCGAGCGCGACCTGGGCAGCTCGCTGCTGTTCTTCGGCCTGGTACTGGTCCTGCTCTACACCGCCACCGAGCGGGTCTCCTGGATGATCATCGGTCTGTCGATCTTCGTCGGCGGCGCGGTGATCGCCTACCAGCTGTTCAACCACGTCCGGGTCCGCGTCGAGGTCTGGATCGACCCGTTCGCCGACTTCGACGGGTCGGGCTACCAGCTCGGGCAGGCGCTGTTCGGGATGGGCACCGGCGGCGTCGGCGGCAGCGGCCTGGGTGCCGGACGACCGGACCTGGTGCCCTTCGCCGAGTCCGACTTCATCTGGTCCTCGCTCGGCGAGGAGCTCGGCCTGATCGGGCTCGCCGCGATCCTGGTCATCTACCTGGTGCTGATCACCCGCGGGCTGCGCAGCGCGCTCGCCGTGCGGGACACGTTCGGCAAGCTGCTGGCCACCGGGCTGTCGTTCTCGGTCGCGCTGCAGATCTTCGTCGTCATCGGCGGGGTCACCAAGCTGATCCCGCTCACCGGCCTGACGCTGCCGTTCCTGTCCTACGGCGGCTCGTCGCTGGTTGCCAACTACGCGCTCGTCGCGATCCTGCTGCGGATCTCGCACGTGGCCCGCGCGCCGCTGCCCCGCCGTCCGGCCGCCCCGCGCGCGCCGATCGCCGAGGCCAGCACCGAGCTCGTGCAGCGCCCGCGTACCGACGCCGGAGGTGAGACGTGA
- a CDS encoding protein kinase domain-containing protein, with product MSVLAAGQLISERYQLDRRIAVGGMGEVWEAKDTRLGRSVAVKVLKAELSDDPEFLHRFRIEARTVASLDHTGIASVHDYGEDDGPAGGGRTAYLVMELVRGEPLSSRISRGAIPPHEALDIVEQSARALQAAHERGFVHRDVKPGNILLRNDGVVKLTDFGIAKAADAVPVTRSGMVMGTAHYIAPEQASGDEAGPAGDVYSLGIVGYECLAGQRPFRAESAVAVAMMQVRDDPPPLPADVPERIRGLIYSVLVKDPALRYADGGEFADAVAAVRRGERAPAAGADPEDSAVNSTTPARAMPPRRSSGQPGDGPAPNTPAPFTPAPNTPAPNTPAPNTPAPFTPAPRRGAAPGTSAPRGPAPQSPPRGGPGGPRTPLPPGQNPRTPVPHDPGPPSSPRHRALDAGSGPVTPGPYASGPMPVRPAPGGEPAGRDRVGPDGGRAAGGTRPAPPRPPHGDTRWDTRGDARGESRAVEQARGTEHPSGPLDVAPRRSGRSRALLAALFVILTIAAVLLAVMILRGTSLGGLTGGYLVGAPGTVTGWKGDRTGPAAVIMPSVADRVGVAVR from the coding sequence ATGAGCGTCCTCGCCGCGGGCCAGCTCATCTCCGAGCGCTACCAGCTCGACCGGCGGATCGCGGTCGGCGGGATGGGTGAGGTCTGGGAGGCCAAGGACACCCGGCTCGGACGCAGCGTCGCGGTGAAGGTGCTCAAGGCGGAGCTGTCCGACGACCCCGAGTTCCTGCACCGGTTCCGGATCGAGGCCCGCACGGTGGCCTCGCTGGACCACACCGGGATCGCCTCGGTGCACGACTACGGCGAGGACGACGGCCCGGCCGGCGGCGGGCGCACCGCCTACCTGGTGATGGAGCTCGTCCGCGGCGAGCCGCTCTCCAGCCGGATCAGCCGGGGCGCGATCCCGCCGCACGAGGCCCTCGACATCGTCGAGCAGTCCGCCCGCGCCCTGCAGGCCGCGCACGAGCGCGGGTTCGTGCACCGCGACGTCAAGCCCGGCAACATCCTGCTGCGCAACGACGGCGTGGTGAAGCTGACCGACTTCGGCATCGCCAAGGCCGCCGACGCCGTCCCGGTGACGCGCTCCGGCATGGTCATGGGCACCGCCCACTACATCGCCCCCGAGCAGGCCAGCGGCGACGAGGCCGGACCGGCCGGGGACGTCTACTCGCTGGGCATCGTCGGCTACGAGTGCCTGGCCGGGCAGCGCCCGTTCCGCGCCGAGAGCGCCGTGGCGGTGGCGATGATGCAGGTCCGCGACGACCCGCCGCCGCTGCCCGCCGACGTCCCGGAGCGGATCCGCGGGCTGATCTACTCGGTACTGGTCAAGGACCCGGCGCTGCGCTACGCCGACGGCGGCGAGTTCGCCGACGCCGTCGCGGCCGTCCGGCGCGGTGAGCGTGCCCCGGCCGCGGGCGCCGACCCCGAGGACAGCGCCGTGAACTCGACGACGCCGGCCCGGGCCATGCCGCCGCGCCGCTCGTCCGGGCAGCCGGGCGACGGGCCCGCCCCGAACACCCCGGCACCGTTCACCCCGGCGCCGAACACCCCGGCGCCGAACACCCCGGCACCGAACACCCCGGCACCGTTCACCCCGGCACCACGCCGCGGCGCGGCCCCCGGGACGTCCGCGCCGCGCGGTCCGGCACCGCAGAGCCCGCCCCGGGGCGGCCCGGGTGGGCCCCGGACCCCGCTGCCGCCCGGTCAGAACCCGCGCACGCCGGTCCCGCACGACCCGGGACCGCCGTCGTCGCCGCGGCACCGCGCGCTCGACGCCGGCAGCGGCCCCGTCACCCCGGGCCCGTACGCCTCGGGTCCGATGCCGGTCCGTCCGGCTCCCGGCGGGGAGCCCGCCGGCCGGGACCGGGTCGGCCCCGACGGCGGACGTGCCGCCGGCGGCACCCGACCGGCTCCACCGCGCCCGCCGCACGGTGACACGCGCTGGGACACGCGGGGGGACGCCCGCGGGGAGTCCCGCGCCGTCGAGCAGGCCCGGGGCACCGAGCACCCGTCCGGCCCGCTGGACGTCGCGCCGCGCCGGTCCGGGCGCAGCCGTGCCCTGCTGGCCGCCCTGTTCGTGATCCTCACGATCGCCGCGGTGCTGCTCGCCGTGATGATCCTGCGCGGAACGTCGCTCGGTGGGCTGACGGGCGGTTACCTCGTCGGTGCGCCCGGTACCGTGACCGGGTGGAAGGGCGACCGAACGGGACCGGCGGCAGTGATCATGCCGTCCGTCGCCGACCGCGTGGGGGTCGCGGTCCGGTGA
- the pknB gene encoding Stk1 family PASTA domain-containing Ser/Thr kinase gives MTTPRLLSERYELGGTLGYGGMAEVHHGLDTRLSRDVAVKVLRADLARDPQFQLRFRREAQNSASLNHPAIVAVYDTGEIASDFGPLPYIVMEFVDGQTLREIVKTTGPLTQQRVVEVMADVCAALDFSHRNGIIHRDVKPANIMISTAGAVKVMDFGIARALGEGQNVTQTAAVIGTAQYLSPEQARGEAVDARSDVYAAGCVLFELLTGDPPFTGDTPVAVAYQHVREDPKAPSQLNPSIPPALDAIVLKALSKNPANRYQSSGEMRADLVRVRNGEPVLAPMVMSEDERTSLLDADATAAVPTRRVYAGAGPATGRHTMPPGHPDAYEDEPRGGRGKKIGIWVAVLAVLGLLGFVGVQMFTTSGPATVNVPDVLGQNPDQARAAITGARLLVDIRNEPSDVAQVGKVNRTEPGGGNAVAENSTVTLFVGTGPANATVPQLSGKTVDEARPLLQQAGLQLGQQTEQETSDSSQIGKIISSTPGPGESVPGNGAVAVVIGKEQTTVAVPDVSGQSASQAQTTLRNAGFTSVTTSTVDGGGSAGSVVGTNPSAGNRVSKSSTITLQISRGNQKQVPDVTGQDVGSAVNQLQSAGLSYRLQQQETSDSSQSGKVISQTPSGGSQAGDGTEVVLVVGTSSSGGSGSGGGSGDSGDGSGDSGSGSGFPFN, from the coding sequence ATGACGACACCCCGCCTGCTGTCCGAGCGATACGAGCTGGGCGGCACGCTCGGCTACGGCGGCATGGCCGAGGTGCACCACGGTCTCGACACCCGGCTCTCCCGGGACGTCGCGGTCAAGGTGCTGCGTGCCGACCTCGCCCGCGACCCCCAGTTCCAGCTCCGATTCCGTCGTGAGGCGCAGAACTCCGCGTCGCTGAACCACCCCGCGATCGTCGCCGTGTACGACACCGGCGAGATCGCCAGCGACTTCGGCCCGCTGCCCTACATCGTCATGGAGTTCGTCGACGGGCAGACGCTGCGCGAGATCGTCAAGACCACCGGGCCGCTGACCCAGCAGCGGGTCGTCGAGGTCATGGCCGACGTCTGCGCCGCCCTGGACTTCAGCCACCGCAACGGGATCATCCACCGCGACGTCAAGCCCGCGAACATCATGATCTCGACCGCCGGCGCGGTGAAGGTGATGGACTTCGGCATCGCCCGCGCCCTCGGCGAGGGGCAGAACGTCACGCAGACCGCGGCCGTCATCGGCACCGCGCAGTACCTGTCCCCGGAGCAGGCCCGCGGCGAGGCCGTGGACGCCCGCTCGGACGTCTACGCGGCCGGTTGCGTGCTGTTCGAGCTGCTCACCGGCGACCCGCCGTTCACCGGGGACACCCCGGTCGCGGTCGCCTACCAGCACGTCCGTGAGGACCCCAAGGCCCCGTCGCAGCTCAACCCCTCGATCCCGCCCGCGCTGGACGCGATCGTGCTCAAGGCGCTGAGCAAGAACCCGGCCAACCGCTACCAGTCCTCCGGCGAGATGCGCGCGGACCTGGTCCGCGTGCGCAACGGCGAGCCGGTCCTGGCGCCGATGGTGATGAGCGAGGACGAGCGCACCAGCCTCCTCGACGCGGACGCCACCGCCGCCGTCCCGACCCGGCGGGTCTACGCCGGCGCCGGACCGGCGACCGGCCGCCACACCATGCCCCCGGGCCACCCGGACGCCTACGAGGACGAGCCCCGGGGCGGGCGCGGCAAGAAGATCGGCATCTGGGTCGCGGTCCTGGCCGTGCTCGGCCTGCTCGGGTTCGTCGGCGTCCAGATGTTCACCACCTCCGGCCCGGCGACGGTGAACGTCCCGGACGTCCTGGGCCAGAACCCGGACCAGGCCCGGGCCGCGATCACCGGCGCGAGACTCCTGGTCGACATCCGGAACGAACCCTCGGACGTCGCCCAGGTCGGGAAGGTCAACCGGACCGAGCCCGGTGGTGGCAACGCCGTGGCCGAGAACAGCACGGTCACGCTGTTCGTCGGCACCGGACCCGCGAACGCGACGGTCCCGCAGCTGTCGGGCAAGACCGTCGACGAGGCCCGGCCGCTCCTGCAGCAGGCCGGCCTGCAGCTGGGTCAGCAGACCGAGCAGGAGACGTCCGACTCCAGCCAGATCGGCAAGATCATCTCCTCCACCCCCGGGCCGGGCGAGAGCGTCCCCGGCAACGGTGCCGTCGCCGTCGTCATCGGCAAGGAGCAGACCACCGTCGCGGTGCCGGACGTCAGCGGCCAGAGCGCGTCGCAGGCGCAGACGACGCTGCGCAACGCCGGCTTCACGTCGGTCACCACCAGCACGGTCGACGGGGGCGGCAGCGCCGGTTCGGTCGTCGGGACCAACCCCTCGGCCGGCAACCGGGTGTCGAAGAGCAGCACGATCACCCTGCAGATCAGCCGCGGGAACCAGAAGCAGGTCCCGGACGTCACGGGTCAGGACGTCGGCAGCGCGGTGAACCAGCTGCAGTCGGCCGGCCTGTCCTACCGCCTGCAGCAGCAGGAGACCTCGGACAGCTCGCAGTCCGGCAAGGTGATCTCCCAGACCCCGAGCGGCGGCTCGCAGGCCGGCGACGGGACCGAGGTCGTCCTCGTCGTCGGGACGAGCAGCAGTGGTGGCAGCGGGAGCGGCGGCGGTTCCGGGGACAGTGGCGACGGGAGCGGGGACAGCGGCTCCGGCAGCGGCTTCCCGTTCAACTAG
- a CDS encoding PP2C family protein-serine/threonine phosphatase encodes MTLVLRYSARSDRGLVRQNNQDAVYAGPRLLALADGMGGHAAGEVASSLVISALAPLDDDVPGDDLLAELREATHEGNDAISRHVADAPDLEGMGTTLTAILFAGSRLGMVHVGDSRCYQLRGDDFAQITKDDTFVQSLIDEGRITEEEAHTHPQRSLLLRAITGQDVDPKLTIREARAGDRYLLCSDGLSGPVSDDTLRDTLFDYPDPRECADRLIELALRGGGPDNITCIVADVVDVDYGDDAPIIGGSAGRNHRSDSGDYDGTAHNTSASRAAATTLPRTAPVRIEPEARPQERRKRGLRPAAAVLGVLVVLGLGVWLARTLVMQQYYVGVDQERVAIYQGVRGSVLGIPLQNVAETSDIDLNDLPQTVRSQVTDGIVSSDGQDGAHSTVDRLRARLLPLCATLNPPPTPVVTPPPAPGAPPVTTTPLPAVRPEPGQNCRLAG; translated from the coding sequence GTGACATTGGTGCTGCGCTACTCGGCCCGCAGTGACCGCGGGCTGGTCCGGCAGAACAACCAGGACGCCGTCTACGCGGGTCCTCGTCTGCTGGCCCTGGCCGACGGCATGGGCGGCCACGCCGCCGGGGAGGTCGCGTCCTCCCTGGTCATCTCCGCCCTCGCCCCGCTCGACGACGACGTCCCCGGTGACGACCTGCTGGCCGAGCTGCGCGAGGCCACCCACGAGGGCAACGACGCGATCAGCCGGCACGTCGCCGACGCCCCGGACCTCGAGGGCATGGGCACGACGCTGACCGCGATCCTGTTCGCCGGCTCCCGGCTCGGCATGGTGCACGTCGGCGACTCCCGCTGCTACCAGCTGCGCGGTGACGACTTCGCCCAGATCACCAAGGACGACACGTTCGTCCAGTCGCTGATCGACGAGGGCCGGATCACCGAGGAGGAGGCGCACACGCACCCGCAGCGGTCGCTGCTGCTGCGCGCCATCACCGGCCAGGACGTCGACCCCAAGCTGACGATCCGCGAGGCCCGCGCCGGCGACCGGTACCTGCTCTGCTCGGACGGCCTGTCCGGCCCGGTCAGCGACGACACCCTGCGGGACACGCTGTTCGACTACCCCGACCCCCGCGAGTGCGCGGACCGGCTGATCGAGCTCGCCCTGCGCGGCGGCGGCCCGGACAACATCACCTGCATCGTGGCCGACGTCGTCGACGTCGACTACGGCGACGACGCCCCGATCATCGGCGGCTCGGCCGGGCGCAACCACCGCAGCGACTCCGGCGACTACGACGGCACGGCGCACAACACGTCGGCCTCCCGGGCGGCGGCGACCACGCTGCCGCGCACCGCGCCCGTCCGGATCGAGCCGGAGGCGCGCCCCCAGGAGCGGCGCAAGCGCGGGCTGCGGCCGGCCGCCGCCGTCCTCGGCGTGCTCGTCGTGCTGGGTCTCGGGGTGTGGCTGGCCCGCACGCTCGTCATGCAGCAGTACTACGTCGGGGTGGACCAGGAGAGGGTCGCGATCTACCAGGGGGTGCGCGGCTCCGTGCTGGGCATCCCGCTGCAGAACGTCGCCGAGACCTCCGACATCGACCTGAACGACCTGCCGCAGACCGTGCGCAGCCAGGTCACCGACGGGATCGTGTCCTCCGACGGGCAGGACGGCGCGCACAGCACGGTGGACCGGCTCCGGGCCCGTCTGCTCCCGCTCTGCGCGACGCTGAACCCGCCGCCGACGCCGGTCGTCACCCCGCCCCCCGCTCCCGGCGCGCCGCCGGTCACCACCACACCGCTGCCCGCGGTCAGGCCCGAGCCGGGGCAGAACTGCCGGCTGGCCGGCTGA
- a CDS encoding FHA domain-containing protein FhaB/FipA: MPELVLQLTRGGFLALLWLFVLLALQVVRSDLYAASGLRAVLPGRSRGKVKTGGRSRAPRQLLVTQGPLAGSRITLDSRPILIGRADDSTLKLDDDYASTRHARISQQGEEWYVEDLGSTNGTYLERAKVTGPTRVPLGVPVRIGKTVIELRS, from the coding sequence GTGCCGGAGCTGGTGCTTCAGCTGACCAGAGGTGGCTTCCTGGCCCTGCTCTGGTTGTTCGTGCTGCTCGCCCTGCAGGTGGTGCGGTCCGACCTGTACGCGGCCTCCGGGCTGCGTGCGGTCCTGCCCGGCCGTTCCCGCGGGAAGGTCAAGACCGGTGGGCGCAGCCGCGCGCCGCGGCAGCTCCTGGTCACCCAGGGCCCGCTGGCCGGCAGCCGGATCACGCTCGACTCCCGCCCGATCCTGATCGGACGGGCCGACGACTCGACCTTGAAGCTCGACGACGACTACGCCTCCACCAGGCACGCGCGGATCTCGCAGCAGGGCGAGGAGTGGTACGTCGAGGACCTCGGGTCGACGAACGGCACGTATCTCGAGCGGGCTAAGGTCACCGGGCCCACCCGGGTCCCGCTGGGGGTCCCGGTCCGCATCGGCAAGACGGTGATCGAGCTGCGATCATGA
- a CDS encoding DUF3662 and FHA domain-containing protein — MGRVDRFERRLQGMVGDVFARVFGGSVVPQEVAQALLREAEDHIEQLAGGRLLAPNRYTVMLSPSDLDRMADDQDQIIHSLSSHVATELTDQGWDTYGEVVVFLERSEALHTGQFRTRSAVDPDASRRAAIRARTAGEAPMSQQPGHPEENGQYGYDRGAPGGYGQQTYAPPGYEQERGQQQGYGQQPGYDQQGQGYGGQPGYDQQGGYGQPGYGQQGYDQGQQGYGQQPGYGQQGYGGGYPQQGYDQGQGYDQGQGGYGQQPGYGQQGYDQGYDGGGYQQGGYGQQGYAQPGYGGQQPGYGQQGYDQGYDGGGYQQGGYGQQPGYGQQGGYDQGYDGGGYQQGGWGAQQALAAMLILDDGSNRNYQLAEGTHVIGRGQDSNFRLPDTGVSRRHLEVTWDGQVATLNDLGSTNGTTVNNSPVQSCQLTDGDVIRVGHSSLVFRTQG; from the coding sequence TTGGGTCGCGTGGACCGCTTCGAGCGGCGTCTCCAAGGGATGGTCGGAGACGTTTTCGCGCGGGTCTTCGGAGGCAGTGTCGTCCCACAGGAAGTCGCACAGGCACTGCTGAGGGAAGCCGAGGACCACATCGAGCAGCTCGCCGGAGGACGCCTGCTGGCGCCCAACCGGTACACCGTGATGCTCAGTCCGTCCGATCTCGACCGGATGGCGGATGACCAGGACCAGATCATCCACAGCCTCTCGTCGCACGTCGCGACAGAACTCACCGACCAGGGATGGGATACCTACGGTGAGGTCGTAGTCTTTCTGGAGCGCTCCGAGGCGCTGCACACGGGACAGTTCCGCACCCGCTCGGCTGTCGACCCCGACGCTTCCCGTCGGGCCGCCATCAGAGCTCGCACCGCAGGAGAAGCACCCATGAGCCAGCAACCGGGCCACCCCGAGGAGAACGGGCAGTACGGCTACGACCGTGGCGCCCCCGGCGGATACGGCCAGCAGACCTACGCCCCTCCCGGGTACGAGCAGGAGCGCGGACAGCAGCAGGGCTACGGCCAGCAGCCCGGCTACGACCAGCAGGGCCAGGGCTACGGCGGCCAGCCCGGTTACGACCAGCAGGGCGGCTACGGCCAGCCCGGCTACGGCCAGCAGGGCTACGACCAGGGGCAGCAGGGCTACGGCCAGCAGCCCGGGTACGGCCAGCAGGGCTACGGCGGCGGCTACCCGCAGCAGGGCTACGACCAGGGCCAGGGTTACGACCAGGGCCAGGGCGGCTACGGCCAGCAGCCCGGTTACGGCCAGCAGGGCTACGACCAGGGCTACGACGGCGGCGGCTACCAGCAGGGCGGCTACGGCCAGCAGGGCTACGCCCAGCCCGGGTACGGCGGCCAGCAGCCCGGTTACGGCCAGCAGGGCTACGACCAGGGCTACGACGGCGGCGGCTACCAGCAGGGCGGGTACGGGCAGCAGCCCGGCTACGGCCAGCAGGGCGGCTACGACCAGGGCTACGACGGCGGCGGCTACCAGCAGGGCGGGTGGGGCGCGCAGCAGGCGCTCGCCGCGATGCTGATCCTCGACGACGGGTCGAACCGCAACTACCAGCTCGCCGAGGGCACCCACGTCATCGGCCGCGGCCAGGACTCGAACTTCCGGCTGCCCGACACCGGGGTCTCCCGGCGGCACCTGGAGGTCACCTGGGACGGCCAGGTCGCGACCCTGAACGACCTGGGGTCGACGAACGGGACCACCGTCAACAACAGCCCGGTGCAGAGCTGCCAGCTCACCGACGGCGACGTGATCCGGGTCGGGCACTCCAGCCTGGTCTTCCGGACCCAGGGCTGA